From a single Prionailurus bengalensis isolate Pbe53 chromosome A1, Fcat_Pben_1.1_paternal_pri, whole genome shotgun sequence genomic region:
- the SLC25A48 gene encoding solute carrier family 25 member 48 isoform X1: MGSFQLEDFAAGWIGGAASVIVGHPLDTVKTRLQAGVNYGDTISCIRTVYRRESVFGFFKGMSFPLASIAVYNSAVFGVFSNTQRFLSQHHCRDPGASPSGTLSDLLLASMVAGVVSVGLGTPVDLIKIRLQMQTQPFQEANLGLRPRTMTLGKPPVYQGPVDCIATIVRTEGLAGMYRGVGAMLLRDVPGYCLYFIPYVFLNDWITPEACTGPSLCAVWLAGGMAGAISWGTATPMDVVKSRLQADGVYLNKYKGVLDCISQSYQKEGLKVSPTVVIRGQCQSLEGGPDVWGVYEVTERGIRKLKCSQLPYQARLEILVSFSPCPRLVEETEVQRGLVTYLRSHSWCMAEPGPRPTSVCHQSFSFIGIG, from the exons ATGGGCAGCTTCCAGCTGGAGGACTTCGCGGCGGGCTGGATCGGAG GTGCAGCCAGCGTCATTGTCGGTCACCCTCTGGACACGGTCAAG ACTCGCCTGCAGGCCGGCGTCAACTACGGGGACACCATCAGCTGCATCCGCACGGTGTACAGGAGGGAGAGT GTCTTCGGCTTCTTCAAGGGCATGTCCTTTCCCCTTGCCAGCATCGCGGTCTACAACTCTGCGGTGTTTGGGGTCTTCAGTAACACGCAGAGGTTCCTCAGCCAGCACCACTGCAGGGATCCCGGGGCCAGCCCGTCCGGCACCCTGTCTGACCTTCTCCTGGCCAGCATGGTGGCTGGCGTGGTCTCTGTGGGGCTGGGCACGCCCGTAGACCTCATCAAGATCCGGCTGCAGATGCAAACACAGCCATTTCAGGAAG CCAACCTTGGTTTAAGACCCAGGACGATGACTCTTGGGAAGCCACCAGTCTACCAGGGGCCTGTGGATTGCATTGCAACCATCGTGAGGACCGAGGGCCTGGCAGGGATGTACCGGGGTGTTGGCGCCATGCTGCTGAGGGATGTCCCGGGCTATTGCCTCTACTTCATCCCCTATGTGTTCCTGAATGACTGGATCACACCCGAGGCCTGCACAGGCCCcagcctctgtgctgtgtggCTGGCAGGCGGCATGGCAG GAGCAATTTCTTGGGGGACAGCGACTCCTATGGATGTCGTGAAAAGTCGACTCCAAGCTGATGgggtttatttaaacaaatacaaaggTGTCCTGGATTGTATCTCCCAGAGTTACCAGAAGGAAGGTCTTAAAGTAAGCCCCACAGTAGTCATACGGGGTCAGTGTCAGTCCCTGGAAGGTGGGCCAGACGTTTGGGGGGTATATGAGGTTACAGAGAGGGGAATCAGGAAACTAAAGTGCTCACAGTTACCATATCAAGCACGACTTGAGATTCTTGTCTCATTTAGTCCTTGCCCCAGGCtggtggaggagacagaggttcagagaggacTAGTAACctacctgaggtcacacagctggtgcaTGGCAGAGCCAGGGCCTAGACCCACATCTGTGTGTCACCAAAGCTTCTCTTTCATAGGGATAGGCTGA
- the SLC25A48 gene encoding solute carrier family 25 member 48 isoform X2: MGSFQLEDFAAGWIGGAASVIVGHPLDTVKTRLQAGVNYGDTISCIRTVYRRESVFGFFKGMSFPLASIAVYNSAVFGVFSNTQRFLSQHHCRDPGASPSGTLSDLLLASMVAGVVSVGLGTPVDLIKIRLQMQTQPFQEANLGLRPRTMTLGKPPVYQGPVDCIATIVRTEGLAGMYRGVGAMLLRDVPGYCLYFIPYVFLNDWITPEACTGPSLCAVWLAGGMAGAISWGTATPMDVVKSRLQADGVYLNKYKGVLDCISQSYQKEGLKVFFRGITVNAVRGFPMSAAMFLGYEFSLQAIRGDHAVTSP; the protein is encoded by the exons ATGGGCAGCTTCCAGCTGGAGGACTTCGCGGCGGGCTGGATCGGAG GTGCAGCCAGCGTCATTGTCGGTCACCCTCTGGACACGGTCAAG ACTCGCCTGCAGGCCGGCGTCAACTACGGGGACACCATCAGCTGCATCCGCACGGTGTACAGGAGGGAGAGT GTCTTCGGCTTCTTCAAGGGCATGTCCTTTCCCCTTGCCAGCATCGCGGTCTACAACTCTGCGGTGTTTGGGGTCTTCAGTAACACGCAGAGGTTCCTCAGCCAGCACCACTGCAGGGATCCCGGGGCCAGCCCGTCCGGCACCCTGTCTGACCTTCTCCTGGCCAGCATGGTGGCTGGCGTGGTCTCTGTGGGGCTGGGCACGCCCGTAGACCTCATCAAGATCCGGCTGCAGATGCAAACACAGCCATTTCAGGAAG CCAACCTTGGTTTAAGACCCAGGACGATGACTCTTGGGAAGCCACCAGTCTACCAGGGGCCTGTGGATTGCATTGCAACCATCGTGAGGACCGAGGGCCTGGCAGGGATGTACCGGGGTGTTGGCGCCATGCTGCTGAGGGATGTCCCGGGCTATTGCCTCTACTTCATCCCCTATGTGTTCCTGAATGACTGGATCACACCCGAGGCCTGCACAGGCCCcagcctctgtgctgtgtggCTGGCAGGCGGCATGGCAG GAGCAATTTCTTGGGGGACAGCGACTCCTATGGATGTCGTGAAAAGTCGACTCCAAGCTGATGgggtttatttaaacaaatacaaaggTGTCCTGGATTGTATCTCCCAGAGTTACCAGAAGGAAGGTCTTAAA GTGTTTTTCAGAGGCATCACTGTGAACGCTGTGCGCGGCTTCCCCATGAGCGCTGCCATGTTCCTCGGGTATGAGTTCTCGCTGCAGGCAATCCGCGGGGACCACGCCGTGACTAGCCCCTGA